The Rhodothermus profundi genome segment AGTTGCCCGTTTGACTGGAAAATTATGCCTCTCTCAGGCCAGGCATGTTCGGTAAACGCGCCTGTCCCCCCGGCAACCTCCTTGGCAACCCTTTTGCCAGGCATATAAGTCGGTCCTCGAAGCCATCCTACCTGCCCCATGTTGTTGCGTCTTCAGAATGCGGCCGCCTCCATGACCGAGGCCATCCGCCAACAGGAACGCCTCGCAAATAACCTGGCCAACGTGAACACGGCCGGTTTCAAACAAGCACGACTTTTCGTGGAAGCACTGAACGAGCGCCTCGACGCCGAACGCGCTCCCCGGAGCGACCGCCGCCTCACTCAGTGGAATGATATGACGCAGGGAGCGCTTGAGCATACCGGTAATCCCCTGGACGTGGCTATTGAAGGCGACGGGTTCTTTGTCGTGATTGACGAGACAACCGGCGCAGCCTTCTACACGCGCGCCGGCCAGTTCCGGCTGGACGCGGAAGGGTACCTGCGCACCCTCGATGGACTGCTGGTCGAAGGCGAGGAGGGTCCCATTCAGCTCTTGCCCCATGAACGCACCCGCTCGCTTTCCATCAGTCAAGATGGCGTGCTCCGCGCAGACGAACGTGAAGTAGCCCGCCTGCGCATTGTACAATTTGCTCGGCCGGAGGCGCTGCAACGCGTAGCCGGTGCTCGCTTCACGGCACCAGACCAGGAACCCCAGCCTGTCGAAGCCCCGCGCCTGCGCCCCGGCTTTCTTGAAAGCAGCAACGTAAACCCGGTGCTCGCCATGACAGAAATGATCGAGCACTTTCATCGCTTTGAAACCCAGCAAAAGATTATCCAGACCACTGACCAGCTACTGGGACAGATTATTCGGAATCTCGGGAAGTTCTAAACCATTCCGCGTGCGCTTATGTTACGGGCACTCCGCACAGCTGCTCTGGGCATGAACGCCCAGCAAACCAACGTTGACAACATCGCCCATAATCTAGCCAACGCAAACACAACGGGCTTTAAAAGCGCCCGCGTCGTCTTTCAGGATCTGCTTTACCAGACTGTTCAGACGCCCGGCCAGGAAGAAGCAGAAGGCCTGACGCCGCCGGCTTCGCTGCAGCTCGGAAGCGGCGTAGCGGTCGTTGCCACCGTGCGTCAGTTCACGCAAGGCAGCCTGGTAGAAACCGGCAACGCACTGGACCTGGCAATCAACGGGGACGGATTTTTCCAGATACGACGGCCAGACGGCTCCATCGTTTACACCCGGGATGGCACGTTCACGCTGAACGCCGACGGAACGTTTGTCACGCAAACAGGCCTCCCGCTGGAGCCAGAACTGAGCGTTCCTCCCGATACGGTTGAGATTCATATCAGCCAGGACGGCGTGGTATCTGTCCGGCTGCAAGGTGAAACGGAACGCATCGAGATTGGCCAGCTCGAACTGGCACGCTTTCCCAATCCGGCCGGCCTGCGCGCTCTGGGCGGCAACCTCTATGAGCAGACGGAAGCCAGTGGCTTTCCCATTCTGGGCACTCCGGGTGAAGAAGGCTTCGGAACGGTCAAGCAGGGTTTTCTGGAAGCGGCCAACGTCGATGTGGTGCAAGAAATGGTCAATCTGATTACCGCCCAGCGGGCTTACGAGATCAACTCCAAAATGGTCTCTACCACCGAAGAAATGCTGCAAACGGCCAGCCAGATGAAGCGGTAATGATGCGGCTGCTGTGGATCATCGGACTGCTGCAATGGCTTGGAGTCCCTCACCCGACTCCCGAGCCGCTGGAGGTGCGGCTCCAGCGCGCCATTGATTCGCTGCTGGCCGAAACGTTTCCTGCTCTGGCTGCCCACCTCAAACCGCGCCTGCTGCGCTATCAGCCTGTAGCTGCCGGCCAAATTCGCATGCAGCTACCTTCCACAGTCGATGATCCCACGGGCCCTCTGCAGGTTGAACTCTGGACCCCTGATAATCGGGGAACGTGGCGCAAGGCAGGATGGGCCCTGTTTTACGTGGCCCGTTACGACTCTGTGGTTGTCGCTCGCCAGGCGCTCCAGCGCGGTGAACCGGTTGATCCAACGGCCCTGACAATTGTCTGGCAGGAAATTACTCGCCTTCGCACCCCTCCGCTGACTCCTACGCGGCTACGCCAGTTGCAACAGCAGGGCGTCCTGCTGGCGGCTCGCTCGGTAGCTGCGGGCCAGATCCTGCGCGCCACTGATCTACGCCCTCCCTATGCGGTCCAGACAGGCGACACGGTCTGGATGCGCTACCGCCGAGGCACCCTCCTGCTGCGGCTCCGCTGCCAGGCCCGCGCTTCCGGGTTCATTGGCGACGTGATTGAACTATACGCCCCCCAGACCCAGGCCACCTATCGGGGACGCATCGTAGCGCCCGGCCTGGTTGAATGGATTGCCACCCTCCAACCCTAAGCGTTACCAGCCCATGCGTACGCTGCTGTTGCTAAGCCTGCTGTTGCTGCCCGGCCTGTCGGCTGCTGCACAACCTTCGCTGTACGCCGACTTCCGCGCAGTGCGCCCGGGCGATATCATCACCATCATTCTTGCTGAGCGCACCGCGGCGCAACGCGAAAGCAACTATGAACACCTGGCCAATGCTAAGGTAGGGGGAACCGGTGCGGTCAGCGGTACGCTGGGCGGACGCTTCAGCGCCGACGCCACGTTCGTGCGTGAAAGCAAGGCCAACAATGAAACCATTCAGCGCGACCTGCTGGAAGGAACCGTCACAGCGCTGGTGGTTGGCATCGATTCCACGACAGGCAACCTGTTCATCGAAGGGGAACGAAAGCTCAACATTAACGGCGTCACCCACCTCATGCGCATTTCTGGCGTTGTGCGTCCCTACGACGTCCGCCATGACAACACGGTGTTTTCCTACCAGATTGCTAATGCCCGGATCGAATACCGACAGAGCGGTCTGCCCCGTAAGTTCTTCCGCCCAGGTCTGTTAACCCGCCTGGGCGCCCTGGCGCTGATTGGTGCCGCCATTGCCCTTGGCGTTCAGTAAATGAGCGGTAAGCGCCATGCGTCATTGGATCTGGATCGGATTACTGTTTGCCGCCTTCCTGCCCGCGCAGGGGCAGGACGCTGGCCAGGCGCGTCTGAAGGACCTGGTCACCATAGAGGGAGCCGCCCCCCTTCAGCTCATTGGCTATGGCCTGGTGGTGGGGCTGGACCGCACCGGCGACCGCGCTCGCGGTCAGCGTGGCGCTCCTTACACCGTGCAAAGCATCGCCAATATGCTGCGTCGCTTTGGCATCACAGTCGATCCCAACCTGCTGCGCGCGCGCAACGCAGCCGCCGTCATGGTTACTGCCACGCTGGACCCATTTGCAGCGCCAGGTACACGTCTGGACGTTACTGTCTCTGCCCTTGGCGACGCGCGGTCGCTTTCCGGCGGGGTTTTGCTACAGACGCCCCTGCAGGACCCCACGACCGGTCAGGTGTACGCAATTGCCCAGGGCCCCATCTCAACGGGAGCAGTCCTCGCTTCCAGCTTCGGCTCCTCTGTCCAGATCAACCATACCAATACAGGCCGCGTGCCCGGTGGCGGCGTGGTCATTGCCACGCCTCCGGTTACGCTCAGCGGGCCCCAACTGGGCCTGGTGCTTAAACGTCCAGATTTTACGAACGCCACGCGCATTGCCGAAGCGATCAATGGGCGCTTCCCCAACGCAGCCGAAGTGGTTCACGCCGGCCTGGTGCGCATCAACGTACCGGACGGCATGGACAATCCAGCCCAACTGCTGGCTGAGCTGGAGCCATTGACCATCGCGGTTGATATCCCGGCTCGCGTTGTAATCAACGAGCGAACAGGGACCATCGTGGCCGGTGGCAACGTGCGCATCAGCGAGGTGATGATCACCTATGGCAGCCTGGTTATCTCCACACAGGCCGAGCCATTCGTAGCCCAGCCGCCACCCTTGAGCCAGGGAGAAACGGTAACGGGCGCGCGCGCCACCATCGACGTGCAGGAAGAAGTAGCCCGCTCGGTTGTGCTGGGCCCTAATGCCAACGTAGCCCAACTGGCTGCTGCCCTGAACGAGCTCGGCCTGACTGCCCGCGATATCATCGCCATCTTCCAGGCTATCGAACGAGCTGGTGCCCTCCAAGGTGAACTCATCATCCTATGAATAACATGCCCCAGAACATCCAACACCTTCTCGGTCCTACCGGCGCCAGTGCCCTGCTGGGCGCGCGGCGCCCTCATACCCCGGAAGAGGCGGCACGCCAGTTTGAAGAGCTCCTGCTCCGCCAGTTCGTGCAGGTTATGACCCGCAACCTCTTTCGCGAATCGTTGACCGGAGACGAAGCACCCGGCTGGCTCAGCACCTACCGCGATGCCCAACGGGACGCACTAACAGATGTGCTGGCCCGCCATTTAGCTGAGCAGGGACGCCTGGGCATTGCAGAATTGCTACTGCGCCAGTGGCAGCAGTCCGGTTACCTCCCTCCTTCAGATAACGAACCGGAGTCGAATCCATGAACATTCCGCATAACCTTTTGCAGCAGTTTATTGAGACCATCGAAGCCGAGCTGCAATTGCTGGGGCAGCTCGAACAGAGCTTTGAAGCGCAGTTAGACGCGCTGCGACGCCATGAGCACGAAGCCCTGGAGCAGGCTGCCATGACTACCAGCGAACTGGTAACCCGGCTTGAACGCCTGCAACAGAAGCGAGCCGGCAAAGGGCGTCTGCTGCGCCGCATGCTGCGTCTGGAGCTTTCCGCCCCCACCGAACAGCTACTGGCCGCTCTTGAAGCCCACCCGGAAAGCCGTCCAGCCGCTCACGCGCTCCGGCAACTACAGCAGAAGCTTCAAGAGCGACTCCGCCAGACTCGCCAACGCTGTGAAACGCTTGAGTTTTCGCTGAAATACGCGATACAAATAGGACAGGAGCTGCTGGAACTCCTACAGCTCCTGGACCAGCCTGCCAGTCGTGTATATACCCCCACCGGACAAACCCGGCAGGCCTGCCCCCAACGATCTGTCGTCAATCGCCTGGGTTGATCCATGAGCCTGAACCAACTGTTTAGCCTGACGCGCCGCTCCTTTCAGACGATCCAGGCGGCGATGAATACCATCGGCCAAAACGTGGCCAACGCCAACACCGAGGGCTACGCGCGCCGGCGCGTTACGCTCCAGGCCGTTAACATTCGCGACGTCGGCCTTTATACCGCCCTTCCTCCCCGCTCGGCCACCGGCATGGGCGTCTCGGTAGCCGCCTACGAACGCCTGCGCGATCACCTGCTTGACGTGGCGGCCTGGGAGGCTCGCGCCAGTCTGGGGGCCTCCGACGAAGAAACCCGCATCTTGCAGGTGCTGGAAGGCATGCTGGCCGCCGACAGTGAATCGGGACTACCCGCCCTGCTCAATGACTTCTGGAATCGCTGGACCGACCTTGCGAACCACCCCACCGACACCGGTGTCCGTGAAGCGCTACGCGGACAGGCCCAGACGCTCGTTGACACGTTCCGTCGGTTGGCTCGCAACCTCGAAACCCTCACCACGCAAACCACAGATGCCCTGCGCGACGCTGTCGATCAGGCCAACAGTCTGCTTCAGGAGCTTGCCTCGCTTAACGCTACCATCCAGGCAGCCCGCCAGAAAGGCAATCCCGACTTAGTGGCCGAAGACCGCCGCGATCAACTGGTTCACGAACTGGCCGAACTGCTCCCCGTCCAGGTCCAAACGCTCGACGATGGCTCCTATCAGCTTACGGTCAACGGCATGGCCCTCGTGCAGGGCGATCAGGTCATGCCGCTCACCCTGAATCTGAGTGGCTCCACCCCTACCCTAACGTTTGGCAACACAGGCATTGCCTTCCAGACGAAGGAAGGCCAGGACGGACGCATTGGGGCGCAGCTTCGCCTGCTTACGAATACAATCCCCGACGTGCGACAACGCCTTGACACCCTGGCCGCCACCTTAGTCAACGAAATCAACAATCGCCATACAACCGGGTATGGACTGGACGGAGGGACCGGCCGCCCCTTCTTTGATCCAGCCGGTACCACTGCTGCCACCATTGCCCTGTCATCGGATGTGCTGAATGATAGTCGGGTTATTGCGGCCTCCGGCGATCCTACCGCACCGGGCGACAACAGCGTCGCCCTGCAGATCGCCGGGCTGCGCGACGCGCTGCTGTTCAACGGTGGCACTGAAACCGCCGAGACCTATGCAATCAACCTGGCTGCAGGCATCGGAACCGCCGCCAAAGACGCTACAAGCCGCCTGGAACGCTCCCGAGCCACTGTTGACCACCTGGACGCCCTCCAGCAGGGCGTTATGGGAGTGTCGCTCGACGAAGAGCTGACCAACATGATTCGTTTTCAGCAGGCCTATGCCGCCACCGCCCGCGTGCTGGACACCGCCCGCACCATGATGGACACGCTGCTAAACCTTTAAACGCGTAGCTGGCTATGAATTCGTTGCACGTTGCGTTTACCCGCCAGCAGAGCCTCTACCAGCTCCTGGCTGAGCGCCAGATTCAGGAACGTCGCCTGGAGCTGGCCCGCCTCCAGGAGCAGATGGCAACGGGCCGCCGCGTTAACCGCCCTTCTGACGATCCCAGCGCCTATGCAACGAGTCAGGCGCTGCGCCAACTGGCGCAGCGCTACGACCAGCACGAGCGTACGCTGGCACTCGGGCGCGCCTGGCTGGCAGCCACGGAAGACGCACTGGCCACTCTCGTCGATCTGTTTAACAGCGCCTACGAAGAAGGTTTGCGGATGGCCACGGAGACGGCCGCAACAGCCGACCGCGCTACCACCGCCAACGTGCTCGAAAAACGCCTGCAGGCCGTGCTCGACCAACTCAACGCGCGCCATAACGGGGAATATCTATTTGCCGGCACCCGCACCACAACGCAGCCTTTCCAGCTCAGCGGCGCTACTGTCGTCTACAACGGCAACAACCAGACGCGCCTCCAGGAAATTCTGCCCGGCCTGCAAATCGCTCTCAATTTACCCGGCAACGAGGTCTGGGAAATTGATGAAAACGGCGATGGCACTCCGGACTTTACCCTGACCGAAGCCTGGCAAGACCTGATCAATGCGCTACGTGCGGACGACACCAACCAGATCCAGGCTGCTATGGCACGCCTGGACGCTGCCCGCAATCATTTGCTCGACCGCATCGCGCAGGTAGGCGAAATCACCCGACGACTATCCATGGCTGAAACAGAGCTGCAAGATGCGCGCCTGCGCTTAGAAACGCAACGCAGTCAGTTGGAAGACGCTGACTTTGCAGAGGTCGCGGTCAAACTCCAACGCAACCAGCTCAGTCTGGAAGCGACCCTCCAGGTAACCTCCCGCCTGTTGCAAACCAGCCTGTTGAATTATCTGGCACCATGATGCACGGATCGTTTCTGGAAAACTTTCAGCTTCCGCTTCCCGCCTTTAACCGGATGGAGCACGTAGATGAGCGGCTCCGCCCGCTCTGGGCGGCGGTTAAGCGGAAGGAACCGCGACGGGTGCTGGCGCAAGCCGCTTCTATGCTGACGTTGCCGGAAATGGCAGCGGCTGAAATACGGGCTGGCCTGCTCAACGCCCTGGGCGCTGCTCGCCTGCAGCTTCGCCACTACGAAGCGGCCGAGCGCATGCTGCGGCTGTCGCTGGCAGCCCTACCGCACCAGTGGATCGCACCACGCCTGCTGGCACACCTCTATGAGGTGCAGCGTCAGTACGAGCCAGCCTACACCCTACTGGACCAGCTAAAAGCGCAGCCTGCAGAGGTACCCTGGGACGAGCCGCTTGCCGAAACGGACTGGCACCTGGGCCTGGCCGCACTGGCCTGGCGCCTGCGCCGCTGGTCCGTCGTTGCCGCCCATGTACGGGCAGCTTTTCCGATAGCTGACCAGATGCCACCGGCGCTGCAGGCTGACCTGCTACGACTGGCTTTTTACCAGGGACGCCCTGCTGAAGCGCTTGCCATGGCCCAACACCTGCTTCAGCAGCAGTCCGACGAGCAGGCGGTCGATGTGCTCCTGCAGACCTTTGTGCAGCAGGGCTGGAAACAGGAAGCATGCATCCTCTACCGGCAGGCCTACCATCGCTATCCAGAAAGCGAACGCTTCCGCCGGCGCCTGATCGCCCTGTGTTTGCAAACAGGGGCCGTCGAAGAAGCCCGCCGGCTAGCTCGCCTGGGCGCGCTCTCCCTGGATGTCGAACTGTAACCTACCCGGGCCATGCACGCGGCGCGTCCAACCCTCAGTCGACTGGAACTTCGGTGTCCACCGCTTCCTCAAACGCTGGTGGAAGCGATGAAGCTGCTTAACCAGCCCGACCAGCTCGAAGTCGGGCCGGTTACGCGCCTGGTCGAACGCGACCCAGTCGTAGTTGCCCGCCTGCTGCAGATTGTCAACTCGGCCTACTATGGCCTGCGCCGCACCGTCAGCAGCGTAG includes the following:
- the flgF gene encoding flagellar basal-body rod protein FlgF — encoded protein: MLLRLQNAAASMTEAIRQQERLANNLANVNTAGFKQARLFVEALNERLDAERAPRSDRRLTQWNDMTQGALEHTGNPLDVAIEGDGFFVVIDETTGAAFYTRAGQFRLDAEGYLRTLDGLLVEGEEGPIQLLPHERTRSLSISQDGVLRADEREVARLRIVQFARPEALQRVAGARFTAPDQEPQPVEAPRLRPGFLESSNVNPVLAMTEMIEHFHRFETQQKIIQTTDQLLGQIIRNLGKF
- the flgG gene encoding flagellar basal-body rod protein FlgG, producing the protein MLRALRTAALGMNAQQTNVDNIAHNLANANTTGFKSARVVFQDLLYQTVQTPGQEEAEGLTPPASLQLGSGVAVVATVRQFTQGSLVETGNALDLAINGDGFFQIRRPDGSIVYTRDGTFTLNADGTFVTQTGLPLEPELSVPPDTVEIHISQDGVVSVRLQGETERIEIGQLELARFPNPAGLRALGGNLYEQTEASGFPILGTPGEEGFGTVKQGFLEAANVDVVQEMVNLITAQRAYEINSKMVSTTEEMLQTASQMKR
- the flgA gene encoding flagellar basal body P-ring formation chaperone FlgA, with protein sequence MMRLLWIIGLLQWLGVPHPTPEPLEVRLQRAIDSLLAETFPALAAHLKPRLLRYQPVAAGQIRMQLPSTVDDPTGPLQVELWTPDNRGTWRKAGWALFYVARYDSVVVARQALQRGEPVDPTALTIVWQEITRLRTPPLTPTRLRQLQQQGVLLAARSVAAGQILRATDLRPPYAVQTGDTVWMRYRRGTLLLRLRCQARASGFIGDVIELYAPQTQATYRGRIVAPGLVEWIATLQP
- a CDS encoding flagellar basal body L-ring protein FlgH, translated to MRTLLLLSLLLLPGLSAAAQPSLYADFRAVRPGDIITIILAERTAAQRESNYEHLANAKVGGTGAVSGTLGGRFSADATFVRESKANNETIQRDLLEGTVTALVVGIDSTTGNLFIEGERKLNINGVTHLMRISGVVRPYDVRHDNTVFSYQIANARIEYRQSGLPRKFFRPGLLTRLGALALIGAAIALGVQ
- a CDS encoding flagellar basal body P-ring protein FlgI, whose amino-acid sequence is MRHWIWIGLLFAAFLPAQGQDAGQARLKDLVTIEGAAPLQLIGYGLVVGLDRTGDRARGQRGAPYTVQSIANMLRRFGITVDPNLLRARNAAAVMVTATLDPFAAPGTRLDVTVSALGDARSLSGGVLLQTPLQDPTTGQVYAIAQGPISTGAVLASSFGSSVQINHTNTGRVPGGGVVIATPPVTLSGPQLGLVLKRPDFTNATRIAEAINGRFPNAAEVVHAGLVRINVPDGMDNPAQLLAELEPLTIAVDIPARVVINERTGTIVAGGNVRISEVMITYGSLVISTQAEPFVAQPPPLSQGETVTGARATIDVQEEVARSVVLGPNANVAQLAAALNELGLTARDIIAIFQAIERAGALQGELIIL
- a CDS encoding peptidoglycan hydrolase translates to MPQNIQHLLGPTGASALLGARRPHTPEEAARQFEELLLRQFVQVMTRNLFRESLTGDEAPGWLSTYRDAQRDALTDVLARHLAEQGRLGIAELLLRQWQQSGYLPPSDNEPESNP
- the flgN gene encoding flagellar export chaperone FlgN; this translates as MNIPHNLLQQFIETIEAELQLLGQLEQSFEAQLDALRRHEHEALEQAAMTTSELVTRLERLQQKRAGKGRLLRRMLRLELSAPTEQLLAALEAHPESRPAAHALRQLQQKLQERLRQTRQRCETLEFSLKYAIQIGQELLELLQLLDQPASRVYTPTGQTRQACPQRSVVNRLG
- the flgK gene encoding flagellar hook-associated protein FlgK gives rise to the protein MSLNQLFSLTRRSFQTIQAAMNTIGQNVANANTEGYARRRVTLQAVNIRDVGLYTALPPRSATGMGVSVAAYERLRDHLLDVAAWEARASLGASDEETRILQVLEGMLAADSESGLPALLNDFWNRWTDLANHPTDTGVREALRGQAQTLVDTFRRLARNLETLTTQTTDALRDAVDQANSLLQELASLNATIQAARQKGNPDLVAEDRRDQLVHELAELLPVQVQTLDDGSYQLTVNGMALVQGDQVMPLTLNLSGSTPTLTFGNTGIAFQTKEGQDGRIGAQLRLLTNTIPDVRQRLDTLAATLVNEINNRHTTGYGLDGGTGRPFFDPAGTTAATIALSSDVLNDSRVIAASGDPTAPGDNSVALQIAGLRDALLFNGGTETAETYAINLAAGIGTAAKDATSRLERSRATVDHLDALQQGVMGVSLDEELTNMIRFQQAYAATARVLDTARTMMDTLLNL
- the flgL gene encoding flagellar hook-associated protein FlgL — its product is MNSLHVAFTRQQSLYQLLAERQIQERRLELARLQEQMATGRRVNRPSDDPSAYATSQALRQLAQRYDQHERTLALGRAWLAATEDALATLVDLFNSAYEEGLRMATETAATADRATTANVLEKRLQAVLDQLNARHNGEYLFAGTRTTTQPFQLSGATVVYNGNNQTRLQEILPGLQIALNLPGNEVWEIDENGDGTPDFTLTEAWQDLINALRADDTNQIQAAMARLDAARNHLLDRIAQVGEITRRLSMAETELQDARLRLETQRSQLEDADFAEVAVKLQRNQLSLEATLQVTSRLLQTSLLNYLAP